TGGCGTATCTTGGACCGCCTTGACGTCCCATACCACATCCAGAGTAGGGAGGTGACGAGGGGGAGACTGCTTCTAGAGTCCCCTTACGGCTGGAAGTGGTACCTAGGTGACTGGGTGTCACGCCACTCCTTAGGATTGGATGCTTTCTTGGTCCCTAGACCACTCCCTCCTCTTGTGCAAAGGACGAGTCGGTACACACTGAGGGAGGTTGAGCGGTTCACACGTGCGGACCTTCAGCTGCTCTAGCTAGAGCAGCTTTTTCAGGCGGGCATTAACTATGCGGGGTACATGGCTCAGTACCTGATGAGGAACTTTGGGATCCGTGCCGCCTGGGAGGCAGAGCAACAGGCGAGAGGGGGTAGAGGTGGCAGGAGTGGAGGTAGATGCAGAGGTCGCGGTGGCGATGCAAGTCAGGGCGGGGCCACTTTGCTTGCACTTTCTTGGACGGTGGACGTCGTTACCGCTCAAGGGGTCTCTGGCTTCAAGGAGATCCCTCGCCCAATGGTGGAGCCTCCGGAGTTCTGAGCTGAGGTATGCCAAGCTTCAATCTCTTGATGTTTGCTATTTTTGCTGTATATTTTGATCAACTTTCATATTGTGCAGGTGACTCCAGAGTATGCGAGGGAGATGGCGGCGATTATTCTTCGACAAATTAGCTGATACGGTTGTATGCCATGGGCCGCTCTCCACCGGTGCGAACGCTCAGAGAGGGGACAAAGGTAAACTTTCTTACTTCCTTCATTTACTTAGCCTTTGCTTTTAAAAGAATATGATACAAATGCTGTGTAAAATGCTATACTTTTGCAGGCTAGAGGAGGGACCTTTCAGGGGCAGCACCGGAAGTCTGTTCGTGCGCCTGCACCGCAGACTTCCACAGCCAGCTCTCGAAAGGAGCCGCCCTAGAAGAGACGGAGGCTCGCGCACCCCGTTGAGGAAGAGTCTAGTGCCTGCTCGGACAAGACTGATAAGCCAAAGGATATCAACTTGGAGGATACCTTTAAGAGCTTGGAGCCTAGAGTCACGCACGTCCCAGAGGTCATTAGCTCTGAGACGGAGGATGAGGCTTCTAAGGAGGATGAGGACGATGATGAGGACTGAGCCACTACTTTTTGCTTTGCCATTTTGGCGGAGCCTACGTGCTTCCTTTTTAGGGCACCTATTTACCCTTGTAGACAGAATCTTGACTatagggcctgcgtgccccATTTTGCGATATTGTACTTTGACTCACGGATGCCATTTTGCTTATATAAGAATTGTCTTTCTATTATTTCCATCATTCAATTCTCTTTATTATTGCtcgtacaaagaaaattgaataactaaaacacacaccaaaacaCATAACTCGCCACAAGTCATGAAACTGAGTCCAATACATATCCCAAGACAGGGAACATATTTGATAAgggaaaagaaatcaaagaagcaTTTGAACCCCATATTGACAAAACATGAAAGACAGGTGCCATATCTGTACAAACAACCTTATTAGGGACTTGAACACAATCAGATATTATGATAAGGATCCTCACGACTCAAGGAATGACCCAAAAGTAGACTTTCAGCTTTGAATTTGCATGAAAGTAAAGAAATATTGACCTTTTAAGGCCACGACTCCGaatgtaacaactccgatttttcattcaataaaaatctcgttgttattcgaaatttctaaatttctcttaattgctcgatgGTTTTCGTATTAATTTCTAGCGGTTTGtcttcaagcaattgaacgccTTATCATCATATTCCTCGACCAGAAACCCTAATTGCCATGCCTAGtcaattttcaaccaaatagttggtataaccaaactagttaactatttagttacctttcaaccattaaccattggccaataattgttagggtaatctttacccattggacaatagctttcccattattatatcttgataagtacatatatttatGCATATGTGTATTTGCCACATGctaaggacatgtagtctttttataagGCTTAATTTATTAATTAAGGTACCCGTcctttattacccattggttattaaccattaggggatttattacccattggtcaataggatagtcttgccaactaagtactaggcctattaaactaatcttttCTCACTACCCCAAATTACACTTTTCCCGGCATTTATAAAATGCCAGTAAAGGTTCAAAAAACGCCGGTAAAAGTATTCCCGGCATTTGTTGACGAAATCAAAAAATGCCGTCTGTCAAAGTGTCGGTAATGTAAAAAcggcatttgtacaaatgccgGGAAAAAAGCCGGCTTTTTTTCTCGCTTTTTCCGGCATTTGATAAATGCCGGTAAAAAAATAGAGGAATATACACCTATTAGCGGCACTTGATAAAACTGCCGGAAAAGATATTATACCCGGCATTAGGCAAATGTTCTAACTCTTTACCGGCATTTGTTAAAAGCCgtttatatgtttttttatttactgtAATTCTTTTGCCCGCATTTTTGAACCGCCTGTAAAAATTTGGACAGGATCTCTCCATTTTAAAATGAACCAGCTCCAATGTTTGACACAATCCACTATTTTTCGTATACCGAATTGTAGTGGCCAATATTTGAAGTTCAACTATCAAAATGCAAGTTACATAAAATAAAATCGGATATTCTATAAACAAGAGGCTCGTGTCTACCGAGTCATCACATAACTTTATCACAAAATAAGAGTGCAGAGCATAGAAtgccaatgtggagatcaaaaccaaaacaacaaaatacaagTTCCAATTCCGtatctccaaaaacaaaagatcaaACTTATAGTTGCGAATCTCCCATACAAAAAGACCCAAAACGGTTGGCATATTAATGAAGAAGATTTCCTGTCATTCATATTGTGCATGCTCGCCTATGTTATCAACCTGCAAATGCAAGAGACCATTAGACAtagatatatttatatataaagtAGCTTTGAAAATGACAATGCAGAAATTGGTTATGTACACACGTATGTTGTGCTCATGACCAACAAAATTCAACTCCAATTATCTACGTAACACAAAAATGGATACAGATACGAACACGAACACAAATATAGGACACATtgaattttaaacaaaatgagacacATTCAACGAATTTCCTTATACTCCATCTTATAAGTACCAGAATGAGAATAGTCGTACCAAACAATAACCAATAtggcaaaaagaaaaacgaaattATAAGTTTGAATTACAAAATGgttgacaatttttgaaaacataCTAGCAGGGCCAGGACTTATTTCAACCTCTAATCTAACGGGTCATGTGTGTTCAGTAACACCTTTGGCCATTATCAGCCATTTCAAAGTTTGAAACCATAACATAACAGTCACTTTTGGACCTTCTCTCTCACATTAACATCTCTCTCTGGAGTCTGGACACCAACACCAGATTCAGGTGTAACCAAACATGGCAATGGTTGCAACGTGAGGTAGAACATCGCATTCTTTTTTCTCGATTGCAACGGGTACATATATCTCCATAGTAAGACTTTACGATATGTTTTAATACCCTAGAATGGATGCTTTTATGATCTAAAAATAGAGTGAgaggaggggaaaaaagaaaaaaacaaaccgtGATCATTTGGGACTGAATTTAGAACACGAATTTGGGAAACTACTGTGTTGGCCATGCTTTTCAAAAGAAGCATGAGTATTCTAAAAATGGTTCTTATTACCCTACCATCTTCACCCACTTAAACATGCATTTTAGCAACCAATTTATAGGCAGGTGTATTTTCAATCTCAATCAAATGATCAACTATATTTTCATTGCCTCAAAAAGTACCACGAAACTGGAATTTACCTCCCCATTCTGCTCCGGCAGTGACAATGTGTGATCTCCCCTGCATCTCCATTTCCATCTCCATTTGGTGATGCTGCAACCTAGGGGAAGTACATTTCGAACATTGCAAATTATACTGTTTCATATGAAGAAGCTGCTTTTGGAAGTACATTCGGTTGAGCAAGAATGTATAAACCAATCTCAATAAAAAGACACATTATAACATAGCTCTAACACTACCATTAACCGTGTATGCATGGAGAAACACACCATAACCGAATTAAACTTCTTCGCTTCAACTATAATTATGGCTCGAGATTTTTGGTGCGACAAGAGAGATCAATGGTAGATAGGCGTTGCCGTAGTATACCAATGAGACCGATACCATGGCAAAACTAACTTCTTTTATTACTCTCCAATTACTGAATCATTCAACAGAATTAACCCATTTCCTACGACGTAAGCTTAACCTTCTTGATTCAAATCGGTTTATGATATGAGCAGGATTATGAATGACGATATGATTCTTGATTCTCGACTTGGTAAGTATGTTTTCTTCACAAATGGTCAAGCCAGTTATGACTATGCATAATGGACTAAATCAATAATTTAGACTTGGAGAGCATCACAGGCCTTTCTCCATATAAATCTTTTTCTAAAAAGTAGCCGTAAGAACAAGGCCAACTAAATCACAACTTCCACCTAGTGGAAAGTGGGCCTGACCAAGCATTTTAGCGAACTTGTATGCACACCGCACCAAAGACATTGAAATCACACTTTATTACCAAAATTAGAAATATGATAAAAAATAACTTTCCGAAATTGCGCCCAAAATATTTAATGCTGAgcaaaataatagaaaaatgcaCTCCTTGTGTAAGATATCTCAATGACTACCCACCACCCAGGGAGACAGCATATGGACTATCGAATGACAACCTAACCTTTGTGACTAAATATCACACTCCACTAATGGGATTTCTTCAAAATATGTGACATACTTGTTCAGTGCAGgaagtttgagtttttttgcATACTAAAAGCTCCTTTTAGCTCAATCTCAATTCAGCGCAAGTAGATAGTTCTATAGAAAAATTATACAATAAGACCACATCTTTAAAATAAGGTTTGTAGAAAACCTGAAGGCCTCGGTCATCCATTGGTATACACTCAATGGCTATAAGTTTATCCATATCATCGGCGGCAACAACATATTCTGGATTTGTTGCTCCTGAATagcaaaaggagagagagtgagtgagggaaaacaaataaacaaagtaGAAATCGATTTCTTTAAGTCTTAGTATTGtgctagtgcatgcccgtgcctgaaggcacgggtcGAAAGATCGACACACGCAAATAAGCACTGAACTCACGTACAATATATCATCACTAcccaacaaattcaactatgcaaaaaacaaTAACCCAAACATATTCGAGTGACCTTAGTTATGCGTGAACAAACTAATCGTGCCCAAAGGCACATACCAACATAATTTTATCACCGTAAAGAACAAACCAATTACTCGTGTCGACAGCACTATCTACAAATTTAGAGTGTATTTACTATTTTAGATAGGAATGTATTACAATCATATTGGATTTCTACATGAATTCATATTGTGCATCTACTcattttctcttccattttgatTGAAGCCAAACCACCAAAGCAATACAACACACAACACATGACCATAAGAGGaaatgatcaaaacaaaaacataaaagacagGAAGATCTTGCATTCCTTGATCAGATTGCTATGAAACTGGTTTTCTTTGATTAGATTCACCAGTTTCAGCCCCCTATTTCTACTTGAGTCGGTCCTTGTCCCCAGATGTATCCAAGTCTTGGGGCTAACCCCCTGAAGTTCAGCCTCCATGCTCTCGCAGTCATGCAACTGTCATCCCTATGTACTCCACCAAAGCAAGCAATTAATTTAGAAGTAGTCAATTTCATGTTAAACCACATTGTGCAGGAAAATTGCAAGTCACTCAATGGCAAGTATATCGACCAAAGACATCAAGTTTGAGAACATAATAGCCTAATGGCTTAACTGGAAGTTATTCCTAAACAAACCTTAAAGAAGTAAATAAACCTAAGACCATCATTTCCATGAAACTATATCCAGACACATCCCTATCAATATCTCAGTCCCTGGACAATACAACCAAGCAGAAATAGTACAAAAAGACACTTTGTGTATTATAGAAATAGTACAAAAAGAAATATAGTAAACCGAGCAGAATATATAGGCTAAGAGTATAACCGAAAATAGTCTTGAttcaatcagaaaagtaaaatgaGAATGACGAATGACGTCCCACCTTTTAAACTAAAACCACAGTTGGCTAATCAtggaccaaaacaaaaaattgatctTACGGAAGTGTGCAGCCTTTCTTCTCGATAACTAAATCTAGCTAAAATGCTCAAGATGATCTACTGTAATATCAAAAAGAAACTGAACTATTTTCTATTGCAAACATATTATTCACACAATTTGTACTAAAGCGGAGAAAAGGAAATTTGTATATCGACCCATGCGGAGATGGGAGAAGAGGatggaaggaggaggaggagggtgtATGAATATATACATTCTTGGGGCCCGTTGGGGGTGCTTAC
The sequence above is drawn from the Rhododendron vialii isolate Sample 1 chromosome 6a, ASM3025357v1 genome and encodes:
- the LOC131329082 gene encoding uncharacterized protein LOC131329082 isoform X2, giving the protein MFQWVYHLRDGTRQYIEGATNPEYVVAADDMDKLIAIECIPMDDRGLQVAASPNGDGNGDAGEITHCHCRSRMGRLIT
- the LOC131329082 gene encoding uncharacterized protein LOC131329082 isoform X1; the encoded protein is MYSVLFLPLDCGCGFPVRGASLCMFQWVYHLRDGTRQYIEGATNPEYVVAADDMDKLIAIECIPMDDRGLQVAASPNGDGNGDAGEITHCHCRSRMGRLIT